A single Lactuca sativa cultivar Salinas chromosome 8, Lsat_Salinas_v11, whole genome shotgun sequence DNA region contains:
- the LOC111881789 gene encoding uncharacterized protein LOC111881789: MSDEKSKSGTGDENMVRITLRMIGPSRPSSMDVHSPIKVRDLRALIAGNARLPLENLRLILQGNVLHDSKYGDDISVHFNNGDTLIVAVKPKPPAKHIQNGFEDEEEELKFQLPELNSGWKKRLFIILHEKLKIPDMVLMAIFSLSLKVWALIIMWFILAPIAHRWDIGPLYILGTGFAIIFLNLGHRQQGDMSAYSIFNEDFRELPGTFNAERVDRDIRAGQF; encoded by the exons ATGAGCGACGAGAAGAGTAAATCCGGCACCGGAGATGAAAATATGGTACGGATAACTCTCAGAATGATTGGTCCTTCTCGTCCATCTTCCATGGATGTCCATTCTCCGATCAAA GTGCGTGATTTGAGAGCTCTGATTGCTGGAAATGCTCGATTGCCTCTTGAAAACTTGAGGCTTATTTTGCAAGGAAATGTGTTACATGACAGCAAATATGGTGATGATATATCTGTTCATTTCAACAATGGAG ATACTCTTATAGTTGCTGTTAAACCAAAGCCTCCTGCCAAACACATTCAGAATGGATTTGAGGATGAGGAAGAGGAACTG AAGTTTCAGCTCCCAGAATTAAATAGCGGATGGAAGAAGAggcttttcattattctacatgaaaagttgaagatacctg ATATGGTTCTGATGGCAATCTTCTCTCTCAGTCTGAAGGTGTGGGCCCTAATCATTATGTGGTTTATCTTAGCACCTATTGCTCATAGATGGGATATTGGACCTTTATAC ATACTCGGAACTGGCTTTGCCATCATCTTTTTGAATCTTGGCCACCGGCAACAGGGTGATATGAG TGCTTATTCGATATTCAACGAAGATTTTAGAGAACTTCCCGGGACATTTAATGCAGAACGAGTCGATAGAGATATTCGGGCGGGCCAATTTTAA